In Alicyclobacillus macrosporangiidus CPP55, a single window of DNA contains:
- a CDS encoding YerC/YecD family TrpR-related protein — MQLDKLRDRVLDQLFEAVLSLETVEECYRFFDDLCTVGEVKSLAQRLEVARMLRTGCTYHQIEAETGASTATISRVKRCLQYGADGYHIVLERLQQRQKQHRRHQTGGDGDPPDGL; from the coding sequence TTGCAGTTGGACAAATTGCGCGACCGCGTGCTCGACCAACTGTTTGAAGCCGTGCTGTCTTTAGAGACGGTGGAGGAGTGCTACCGGTTCTTTGACGACCTGTGCACCGTGGGCGAGGTGAAGTCGCTGGCACAGCGCCTCGAGGTGGCCAGGATGCTGCGGACCGGCTGCACGTATCACCAGATCGAGGCCGAGACGGGGGCGAGCACGGCGACCATCAGCCGGGTGAAACGCTGTCTGCAGTATGGTGCGGACGGCTATCACATCGTGCTCGAGCGCCTACAACAGCGCCAGAAACAGCACCGGCGCCATCAGACAGGTGGCGACGGCGACCCACCCGATGGCCTGTGA
- a CDS encoding helix-turn-helix domain-containing protein — protein MVPSSSEPPWTRFARLRRARGLTQCALAAGLVTQSLISQLERGRVVPARRTLEALLGRLGVTDPAWLEEWGGWRQRDRTRERLWAAVMAGNRPQAEDALAGGASLLNPFERFVYEAWVRAAAGDADGAERLLWQAWRLQPDIAQARTAYARASSRADELAAKRPEHGHEAAWRKRDRVRAMAVAALAQAEVCAWLGREEAARWWRDRGRDWMARLRRQGGFSHWVAEDAAGSGRADENPV, from the coding sequence ATGGTCCCGAGCAGCAGTGAACCGCCCTGGACCCGGTTCGCGAGGCTCCGCCGGGCGCGCGGGCTGACCCAGTGCGCGCTGGCCGCCGGCCTGGTGACGCAGAGTCTGATCAGCCAACTGGAGCGGGGGCGTGTGGTGCCTGCCCGCCGGACACTCGAGGCGCTGCTCGGGCGCTTGGGGGTGACCGATCCGGCCTGGTTGGAAGAGTGGGGAGGATGGCGGCAGAGGGATCGCACGCGGGAGCGGTTGTGGGCCGCCGTGATGGCGGGGAACCGGCCACAGGCCGAGGATGCGCTGGCAGGAGGCGCGAGCCTGCTGAACCCCTTCGAACGGTTCGTGTACGAGGCTTGGGTCCGCGCGGCGGCGGGAGATGCGGACGGCGCCGAGCGCCTGTTGTGGCAAGCGTGGCGCTTGCAACCGGATATCGCCCAGGCACGCACCGCCTATGCCCGAGCGAGCTCCCGAGCGGACGAGCTTGCCGCCAAGCGGCCGGAACACGGACACGAGGCGGCGTGGCGGAAGCGGGACAGGGTGCGGGCCATGGCCGTGGCCGCGTTGGCGCAGGCAGAGGTGTGCGCGTGGCTCGGACGCGAGGAGGCGGCCCGGTGGTGGCGCGACCGGGGGCGGGACTGGATGGCGCGACTCCGCCGCCAGGGGGGCTTTTCCCATTGGGTGGCGGAAGACGCCGCAGGTTCTGGCAGGGCGGACGAGAATCCCGTATAA
- a CDS encoding cation:proton antiporter, whose translation MALFCAIADFTGAEPIIGSFVAGILVSALPFAFKRERIESCHNVGYGFLVPVFFISVGLRFQPAVLGEGNAWTWLPVLLAMAFAVKLIPAWQLRGAFGRRRAVAAGFLLSSRLSLVIAVAEIGVRVGALPSSLSQAIGWVAVATCLMAPVLFLALL comes from the coding sequence GTGGCCCTGTTCTGCGCCATCGCCGACTTCACCGGCGCGGAGCCTATCATCGGCAGTTTTGTTGCCGGCATCCTGGTCTCCGCACTGCCGTTCGCCTTCAAGCGTGAGCGGATAGAATCCTGCCACAACGTCGGCTACGGCTTTCTCGTCCCGGTGTTCTTCATCTCGGTCGGCCTTCGGTTCCAGCCCGCCGTCCTCGGCGAAGGCAACGCCTGGACCTGGCTGCCGGTGCTGTTGGCGATGGCGTTTGCCGTCAAGCTGATCCCAGCCTGGCAGCTGCGCGGCGCCTTCGGGCGCCGCCGGGCCGTCGCCGCGGGATTCCTGTTATCCTCCCGGCTGAGCCTGGTGATTGCCGTCGCGGAGATCGGGGTGCGCGTCGGGGCGCTGCCCTCATCCCTGTCACAGGCCATCGGGTGGGTCGCCGTCGCCACCTGTCTGATGGCGCCGGTGCTGTTTCTGGCGCTGTTGTAG
- a CDS encoding dihydrolipoamide acetyltransferase family protein, giving the protein MQTVEFRLPSHGDDEHEAEVVKWLVEEGEYVREMEPIVEVQTDKAVIELPAPITGRIRDIVAAAGSIARTGDVLAVLEPATPVLWMDGRPVYPSPAHSVDLADGAGEAAEEKDDPLSSPEHPLDAERPPEAEDRQVQAEADEEEPRPSEARGPEPVPIAPWVEPPTDSLLWRMVRNAERAAQRNQRKRWEGSPDDDAVLRPYYPAAKPQTAEQTERASTRVPFRGVRRATAEHVTRSAFTAPHVTVFDECEATELVALRQRWNRVLEPEGQRLSYLPFLVKATVSALKAVPYMNARLDEQAQEIELIANYHIGIAVETPEGLYVPVIRHADRLTVREIGEEIFRLRQAARERTLGQQDLHGSTFTITNMGPIGGGLFATPIIHYPEVGILGIHQIQRKPVARGDEVVIRDMIGFSLSFDHRVIDGVTAVRFLNHIKNLVEHPELLMLEMK; this is encoded by the coding sequence GTGCAGACCGTCGAGTTTCGGCTCCCGAGCCACGGAGATGACGAGCATGAGGCGGAAGTGGTGAAGTGGTTGGTGGAGGAAGGCGAGTATGTCCGGGAGATGGAGCCGATTGTCGAGGTGCAAACGGACAAGGCGGTGATCGAACTGCCTGCGCCCATCACCGGCCGCATCCGGGACATCGTGGCCGCCGCGGGATCGATCGCGCGCACCGGCGACGTCCTCGCGGTGCTGGAACCGGCGACCCCCGTGTTGTGGATGGATGGCCGCCCGGTGTATCCGTCGCCGGCGCACAGTGTGGATCTGGCGGATGGAGCCGGCGAGGCGGCAGAGGAGAAGGACGATCCGCTCTCGTCGCCGGAGCACCCCTTGGATGCGGAACGCCCCCCGGAGGCGGAAGATAGACAGGTGCAGGCAGAGGCGGACGAGGAAGAGCCGCGTCCCTCGGAGGCCCGGGGGCCGGAGCCCGTGCCCATCGCGCCGTGGGTGGAGCCGCCGACGGATTCGCTCCTGTGGCGCATGGTCCGCAACGCCGAACGGGCCGCGCAGCGGAACCAGCGCAAGCGCTGGGAGGGCAGCCCGGACGACGACGCCGTCCTTCGGCCGTATTATCCGGCGGCCAAACCGCAGACCGCGGAGCAGACGGAGCGCGCGTCCACGCGGGTCCCGTTCCGCGGTGTTCGCCGGGCGACGGCCGAGCACGTGACGCGATCCGCCTTCACGGCGCCGCACGTGACCGTGTTCGACGAGTGCGAGGCCACGGAGCTGGTGGCGCTTCGCCAGCGGTGGAACCGTGTGCTGGAACCGGAGGGGCAGCGGTTGAGCTATCTGCCGTTCTTGGTCAAGGCGACCGTGTCCGCGCTCAAGGCCGTCCCTTACATGAACGCGCGGCTCGACGAACAGGCCCAGGAGATTGAGCTCATCGCCAATTATCACATCGGCATCGCGGTGGAGACCCCGGAGGGGCTGTACGTGCCCGTCATCCGGCACGCGGATCGGCTGACGGTGCGCGAGATCGGGGAGGAGATCTTCCGCCTGCGCCAAGCCGCTCGCGAGCGCACGCTGGGCCAGCAGGACCTTCACGGCAGCACGTTCACCATCACCAACATGGGTCCCATCGGCGGAGGCTTGTTCGCGACGCCCATCATCCACTACCCGGAGGTGGGGATCCTCGGGATCCACCAGATCCAGCGCAAGCCCGTGGCGCGCGGGGACGAGGTGGTGATCCGGGACATGATCGGCTTTTCCCTCTCCTTCGATCACCGGGTGATCGACGGCGTCACGGCGGTCCGCTTTCTCAACCACATCAAGAACTTGGTGGAGCATCCGGAACTTCTGATGTTGGAGATGAAATGA